A single Populus nigra chromosome 13, ddPopNigr1.1, whole genome shotgun sequence DNA region contains:
- the LOC133670552 gene encoding probable LRR receptor-like serine/threonine-protein kinase At3g47570, protein MSSFILWFLSFQIIQHSFSLSLARGGSEIDKLSLLAFKAQISHPPTKLSSWNESLHFCQWSGVTCGRQDQRVIELDLHSSQLVGSLSPSIGNLSFLRLLSLENNSFTSAIPQEIGRLVRLQTLLLANNSFSGEIPANISHCSNLRSLNLEGNNLAGNLPAGLGSLSKLQVFTFRKNNLDGKIPLSFENLSSIIKIDGTMNNLQGGIPSSIGKLKTLNFFSLGSNNLSGTIPPSLYNISSLIHFSLPYNQFHGTLPPNIGLTLPNLEFLGIHNNRLSGLLPATLLNASKFTEIFLSSNAFTGKVPPLASMPNLRILSMEEIGLGNGEDDDLSFLYTLSNSSKLEVLAIDGNNFGGVLPDIISNFSTKLKKMTFGSNQIRGSIPDGIGNLISLDTLGLERNHLTGSIPNSIGKLQNLVDFLLSENKLSGSIPSSLGNITSLMQINFHQNSLQGSIPPSLGNCRNLLLLGLSQNQLSGPIPKEVLSISSLSMRLGLSENQLSGSLPFEVGKLKHLGYMDISKNGLSGEIPASLGSCESLEHLSLDGNFFQGPISESLRSLKALQDLNLSHNNLTGQIPKFLGDFKLLQSLDLSFNDLEGEVPMHGVFENTSAVSIAGNKNLCGGILQLNLPTCRSKSTKPKSSTKLTFIVAIPCGFIGLIFIASFLFLCCLKKSLRKTKNELSCEMPFRTVAYKDLLQATNGFSSGNLVGAGSFGSVYKGVLAFDGVIVAVKVFNLLREGASKSFMRECAALLNIRHRNLVRVLFACAGVDVQGNDFKALVYEFMINGSLEEWLHPIHTLDLEVHQPKNLNLIQRLNIAIDVANALDYLHNQCKRPIVHCDLKPSNVLLDGDMTAHVGDFGLLKFLSEASCQSSSSQTSSVGLKGTVGYAAPEYGIGSGVSTFGDVHSYGILLLEMLTGKRPTDSMFKDGLELHSYVKIALPDRVVDVADPKLLTEVDQGKGTDQIVECLISISKIGVFCSEKFPKERMDISNVVAELNRTKANFLGRYRLLS, encoded by the exons ATGAGTTCATTCATATTGTGGTTTCTTTCCTTTCAAATAATTCAACACTCTTTCTCCTTGTCATTAGCTAGAGGAGGAAGCGAGATAGACAAGCTCTCGCTACTAGCTTTCAAGGCTCAAATTTCACACCCCCCTACAAAACTAAGCTCGTGGAATGAATCCTTACACTTCTGCCAGTGGTCAGGAGTAACATGTGGACGACAGGATCAAAGAGTCATAGAGCTTGACCTCCACTCCAGCCAACTGGTGGGCAGCCTATCTCCCTCCATTGGGAACTTGAGTTTTCTTAGGCTACTAAGCTTGGAAAACAACAGTTTCACCAGTGCTATCCCCCAAGAAATAGGTCGTTTGGTTCGGCTACAGACACTGCTCCTTGCGAACAACTCGTTCAGTGGTGAAATCCCGGCTAACATTTCTCATTGCTCGAACCTCCGGAGCCTTAATTTAGAGGGAAACAATCTTGCCGGCAACCTTCCTGCCGGACTTGGATCGTTATCAAAGCTGCAGGTATTTACTTTTAGAAAGAACAATCTAGACGGCAAGATACCACTCTCTTTCGAAAATCTTTCATCTATCATTAAAATCGATGGAACAATGAATAATTTGCAAGGGGGCATTCCCAGTAGTATTGGGAAACTTAAAACATTGAACTTCTTTTCACTCGGCTCGAATAATCTGAGTGGTACAATCCCTCCCTCCCTATACAATATTTCTTCTCTCATTCATTTCTCTCTGCCTTATAACCAATTTCATGGTACACTTCCTCCGAACATTGGCCTAACTCTTCCAAATCTAGAATTTCTTGGCATTCACAACAATCGATTAAGTGGACTACTCCCAGCGACGCTCTTAAATGCTTCAAAATTTACTGAGATTTTTCTTTCAAGCAATGCATTCACCGGCAAAGTTCCCCCTTTAGCAAGCATGCCTAACTTGAGGATTCTTTCAATGGAAGAAATTGGGCTTGGAAATGGTGAGGATGATGATTTGTCCTTTCTCTACACCCTCTCAAACAGCAGCAAGTTGGAAGTTTTGGCTATAGATGGGAACAATTTTGGAGGGGTGCTGCCTGACATAATTAGCAACTTCTCAACAAAGCTCAAGAAGATGACATTCGGAAGCAATCAAATCCGAGGAAGCATTCCCGATGGCATTGGAAATCTCATAAGCTTGGATACTTTAGGTTTGGAGAGAAATCATTTGACTGGCAGCATACCAAATTCTATTggtaaattacaaaatttagtTGATTTCCTTCTTagtgaaaacaaattatcagGGAGCATCCCTTCTTCTTTAGGGAACATCACCTCGTTGatgcaaattaattttcatcaaaatagTTTACAGGGAAGCATCCCTCCAAGCCTGGGAAACTGCAGGAACTTGTTGCTCTTGGGTCTCTCCCAAAACCAACTCAGTGGTCCCATACCAAAAGAGGTCCTTAGCATTTCATCCTTGTCAATGCGTTTGGGCCTGTCTGAAAATCAGCTGTCTGGTTCCCTTCCCTTTGAAGTTGGCAAGTTAAAGCATCTTGGATACATGGACATCTCCAAAAACGGGCTATCAGGGGAAATTCCCGCAAGTCTTGGCAGTTGCGAGAGTTTGGAACATTTGTCTTTGGATGGGAACTTCTTCCAAGGCCCCATTTCCGAGTCTTTGAGATCTTTGAAAGCACTTCAAGATCTTAATCTCTCTCACAACAACTTGACTGGCCAAATTCCCAAGTTTTTGGGAGATTTCAAGTTGTTGCAGAGTTTGGATCTGTCATTTAATGACCTTGAAGGTGAGGTGCCTATGCACGGTGTTTTTGAGAATACAAGTGCGGTTTCGATTGCAGGGAACAAGAATCTTTGTGGAGGAATACTTCAGTTGAATCTGCCCACTTGCAGATCCAAGTCAACAAAGCCAAAGTCTTCTACCAAGCTGACATTCATAGTCGCTATTCCTTGTGGCTTTATTGGATTAATCTTCATcgcatcttttttatttttgtgctgCTTGAAAAAATCGTTGAGAAAAACCAAAAACGAGTTGTCATGTGAAATGCCATTCCGAACAGTAGCTTACAAAGACCTCCTTCAAGCAACTAATGGATTCTCCTCTGGCAATTTAGTTGGTGCTGGTAGTTTTGGGTCTGTGTATAAAGGAGTACTTGCATTTGATGGAGTGATTGTTGCTGTGAAAGTATTCAACTTGCTACGCGAAGGAGCTTCCAAAAGCTTCATGAGAGAATGTGCAGCCTTGCTAAACATCAGGCACCGGAATCTTGTCAGAGTGTTATTTGCATGTGCTGGCGTTGATGTTCAAGGTAATGATTTCAAAGCTCTTGTTTATGAGTTCATGATCAATGGAAGCCTAGAAGAATGGTTGCATCCAATCCATACATTGGACCTGGAAGTGCATCAGCCAAAAAATCTTAATCTCATTCAGAGGTTAAACATTGCAATTGATGTGGCTAATGCGCTCGACTATTTGCACAACCAATGCAAAAGGCCTATTGTTCATTGTGATCTTAAGCCAAGTAATGTTCTTCTCGATGGAGATATGACTGCTCATGTTGGGGACTTTGGATTGTTAAAGTTCCTTTCTGAAGCATCCTGTCAGTCATCTTCGAGTCAGACAAGCTCTGTTGGATTAAAAGGCACCGTCGGCTATGCAGCTCCTG AGTACGGCATCGGAAGCGGGGTGTCAACTTTCGGGGATGTACACAGCTATGGCATCCTACTGCTGGAGATGCTTACTGGGAAGAGACCTACAGATAGCATGTTTAAAGATGGACTAGAACTTCACAGTTATGTTAAAATAGCATTACCTGACCGTGTAGTTGATGTCGCGGACCCGAAACTTCTGACAGAAGTTGATCAGGGAAAAGGCACTGATCAAATCGTGGAGTGTTTGATTTCAATCAGCAAGATAGGAGTGTTTTGCTCAGAAAAGTTTCCTAAAGAGAGAATGGACATTAGCAATGTTGTAGCTGAACTGAATCGAACTAAGGCCAATTTTCTTGGAAGGTATAGACTGCTATCCTAG